From Paraburkholderia fungorum, the proteins below share one genomic window:
- a CDS encoding acyl-homoserine-lactone synthase — MQTFVHDEGRLPESVGNALAQYRHQIFVEQLGWSLPLANDGFERDQYDRDDTVYVVARDGSGSICGCARLLPTTLPYLLKDIFPFLIAECASAPQSPDVWELSRFAVSQRVAEDSGESGNAWDFRPMLASVVRCAAQLGARQLIGVTYLSMERLFRRIGVHAHRAGPAQSIDGKMVVACWIDIDSQTLSALGIDLPMAHALS; from the coding sequence TCACGACGAGGGACGATTACCCGAGAGCGTGGGTAACGCGTTGGCGCAGTATCGTCATCAGATATTCGTCGAGCAGTTAGGCTGGAGTCTGCCTTTGGCAAACGACGGTTTCGAGCGGGATCAGTACGACCGTGACGATACCGTGTATGTCGTGGCGCGCGACGGGAGCGGTTCGATCTGCGGATGTGCGCGCCTGTTGCCGACTACGCTGCCTTATCTGCTCAAGGACATATTCCCGTTTCTGATCGCCGAATGTGCTTCGGCTCCGCAATCGCCCGATGTCTGGGAGCTTTCACGATTCGCGGTGAGTCAACGCGTGGCGGAAGATTCCGGCGAGAGCGGCAATGCGTGGGACTTCCGGCCCATGCTCGCTTCGGTTGTGCGATGCGCCGCGCAGTTGGGCGCGCGGCAATTGATCGGCGTGACGTATCTCAGCATGGAACGGTTGTTCCGGCGGATTGGCGTACACGCGCATCGTGCCGGACCGGCGCAGTCTATCGACGGAAAAATGGTCGTGGCGTGCTGGATCGATATCGACAGCCAGACATTGTCGGCGCTCGGTATCGATTTGCCGATGGCTCACGCTTTGAGTTGA
- a CDS encoding inclusion body family protein: MTDNVLGPRVHEINVLVVIDTEYLKSTYPNPSKDHNNPTAIDHARQYMLCTGSRGIVSGQGSGDLEFKANPGDNITFTGVSIYNNSDDAVIVYDLKHFCGQQVFTPFYADMVVRTGAVQPNADSPNRNGLPPVKKPTNFAVFDSKIRTNGREGLGLAFGLYTLAANGQNQELYGYFWWDPTITITG, from the coding sequence ATGACCGATAATGTTCTCGGCCCGAGAGTGCATGAGATCAATGTACTTGTCGTGATCGACACCGAGTATCTGAAAAGCACGTATCCCAACCCGAGCAAGGACCACAATAACCCGACCGCAATCGATCACGCGCGTCAATACATGTTGTGCACGGGCTCGCGCGGCATCGTGTCCGGCCAGGGCTCAGGAGATCTGGAATTCAAGGCCAACCCCGGCGACAACATCACTTTCACCGGGGTGTCGATCTACAACAATTCCGACGACGCCGTGATCGTGTACGACCTGAAGCACTTTTGCGGCCAGCAGGTATTCACTCCGTTCTACGCCGATATGGTCGTGCGCACCGGCGCGGTTCAACCCAACGCCGATTCGCCCAACAGGAACGGTTTGCCGCCAGTGAAAAAACCGACCAACTTCGCCGTCTTCGATTCGAAAATCCGCACGAACGGCCGCGAGGGACTCGGCCTCGCATTCGGGCTTTACACGCTGGCCGCCAACGGACAGAACCAGGAACTGTACGGCTACTTCTGGTGGGACCCGACCATTACGATCACCGGCTGA
- a CDS encoding AidA/PixA family protein — MEPVDSIRPASRHINVLIVVDTDQIIDTYGPNCDPCSPIALRYDRPVAICTDAQSKVYGQGTSQLKFLAHVGDVVSVSGVSSCGNAHHAVLLYSLLPPVDGHVFAPAQPVLNVLKHAVEPDPDSPQCHGLPPLRRRANFSRFSSTAQERGVESLAFSFALYRLEDDGGKQMIFGYYRCHFVVTVI; from the coding sequence ATGGAACCTGTCGATTCGATCCGACCGGCTTCGCGTCATATCAATGTGCTCATCGTTGTCGATACAGATCAGATCATCGATACATATGGGCCGAATTGCGACCCGTGCTCGCCGATTGCATTGCGCTACGACCGTCCGGTCGCGATATGCACGGATGCGCAGAGCAAGGTCTATGGGCAGGGAACCAGCCAGCTCAAATTCCTCGCGCATGTGGGAGATGTGGTTTCGGTTTCGGGCGTATCGAGTTGCGGCAATGCGCACCATGCGGTGCTGCTCTACAGCTTGCTGCCGCCGGTCGACGGTCACGTTTTCGCTCCCGCGCAACCGGTGCTCAATGTCCTGAAGCACGCGGTCGAACCCGACCCGGACTCGCCTCAATGCCACGGACTGCCGCCGCTCAGAAGACGGGCGAATTTCTCGAGGTTTTCATCGACGGCACAGGAGCGCGGCGTGGAGTCGCTAGCGTTTTCTTTCGCGCTGTACAGGCTCGAAGACGATGGCGGAAAGCAGATGATTTTCGGCTATTACCGGTGTCATTTCGTCGTCACCGTCATCTAG
- a CDS encoding alpha/beta fold hydrolase — translation MSDLDQVNTRRRRLLGTAVASLSLMDLGLSGIAHAQSGGASTGSAAASFANLKQVNAGTLSMGYAEAGPQNGPVVILLHGWPYDIHAFADVTPLLVAAGYRVIVPYLRGYGTTRFLSADTPRNGQQAVVAVDIIALMDALKIDKAVLGGFDWGARTVNIIAALWPERCKAMVSVSGYLIGSQEANKAPLPPKAELTWWYQFYFATERGYAGYDANRHDFNKLIWHTASPKWNFDDATYERSATAFNNPDHVAVVIHNYRWRLGLVQGESKYDELEARLAKGPTIAVPTITMEGDANGAAHPDPAAYAKKFTGPYAHRNLTGGIGHNLPQEAPKAFADAIIDVARL, via the coding sequence ATGTCGGATCTGGATCAAGTCAATACACGGCGGCGTCGTCTGCTGGGCACTGCGGTTGCGAGTCTCAGCCTGATGGACCTCGGCCTGAGCGGAATCGCTCATGCGCAATCGGGCGGTGCGTCGACGGGTTCGGCTGCCGCATCGTTCGCGAATCTGAAGCAGGTCAATGCGGGCACACTGAGCATGGGCTACGCGGAAGCGGGTCCGCAGAACGGGCCGGTGGTGATCCTGCTGCACGGCTGGCCGTACGACATCCATGCGTTTGCGGACGTCACGCCGCTGCTGGTGGCGGCCGGCTATCGCGTGATCGTGCCGTATCTGCGCGGCTACGGCACGACGCGTTTCCTGTCGGCGGATACGCCGCGTAACGGTCAGCAGGCGGTGGTCGCGGTCGACATCATCGCGCTGATGGACGCGCTGAAGATCGACAAGGCGGTGCTCGGCGGCTTCGACTGGGGCGCGCGCACGGTGAACATCATCGCCGCGCTGTGGCCGGAGCGTTGCAAGGCGATGGTGTCGGTGAGCGGTTATCTGATCGGCAGCCAGGAAGCGAATAAGGCGCCGTTGCCGCCGAAAGCGGAGCTGACCTGGTGGTATCAGTTCTACTTCGCCACGGAGCGCGGCTACGCCGGTTATGACGCGAACCGCCACGACTTCAACAAGCTGATCTGGCACACCGCATCGCCGAAATGGAATTTCGACGACGCAACCTACGAGCGTTCGGCCACCGCGTTCAACAACCCCGATCACGTGGCGGTGGTGATTCACAACTACCGCTGGCGCCTGGGGCTGGTGCAGGGCGAATCGAAGTACGACGAACTGGAAGCGCGTCTCGCGAAAGGGCCGACCATCGCCGTGCCGACCATCACGATGGAAGGCGACGCCAACGGCGCTGCGCACCCGGACCCGGCTGCCTACGCGAAGAAGTTCACCGGTCCGTACGCGCACCGGAATCTGACCGGCGGGATTGGCCACAATCTGCCGCAGGAAGCGCCGAAAGCATTTGCCGACGCGATTATCGATGTCGCGCGCCTGTAA
- a CDS encoding cytochrome P460 family protein, with the protein MAKLALLLCVAADHVSAEPAKSPPSPIYGVTIPDGYRKWQMIAPAEEAAPLDELRVVLGNPAAIKAIENSTLPYPDGTILVKLAYKRKQSPEFETATVPGQATTVQIMVKDSRRYASTGGWGFGRFVNGQPADLAQHQTCFACHAARVKDRDYVFTRFAP; encoded by the coding sequence ATGGCGAAGCTTGCGCTGTTGCTGTGCGTGGCGGCGGATCACGTATCGGCGGAACCCGCGAAATCTCCGCCGTCGCCGATCTATGGCGTGACGATTCCCGACGGCTACCGGAAGTGGCAAATGATCGCCCCGGCCGAAGAAGCGGCGCCGCTCGACGAGTTGCGCGTCGTGCTCGGAAACCCCGCTGCGATCAAGGCCATCGAGAACTCGACGTTGCCGTACCCGGACGGGACCATTCTGGTCAAGCTCGCGTACAAGCGGAAGCAGTCGCCGGAATTCGAAACGGCGACGGTGCCAGGGCAGGCCACCACCGTGCAGATCATGGTGAAAGACTCGCGCCGTTATGCATCGACGGGAGGGTGGGGCTTCGGGCGCTTCGTCAACGGGCAGCCTGCGGACCTCGCGCAGCATCAAACGTGCTTTGCGTGCCATGCCGCGCGTGTGAAAGATCGCGACTACGTGTTCACGCGGTTTGCGCCGTAA
- a CDS encoding GFA family protein → MNTTLLKGSCHCGAVRFEVDTPVVPAGRCNCSLCRRKGALMTPLFPANQLKILQGEDDLTLYQFNTRVAKHYFCRHCGIYPFHQTRKDPLQWRVNIGCLEGIDPYTLDASVADGASLSVLEDA, encoded by the coding sequence ATGAACACCACTCTGCTGAAAGGGTCCTGCCATTGCGGCGCGGTCAGATTCGAAGTCGATACGCCGGTGGTGCCCGCCGGCCGCTGCAATTGCAGCCTGTGCCGCCGCAAGGGCGCGCTGATGACGCCGCTGTTTCCCGCGAATCAGTTGAAGATCCTGCAAGGCGAGGACGACCTGACGCTGTACCAGTTCAACACGCGCGTGGCGAAGCACTATTTCTGCAGGCACTGCGGCATTTACCCGTTTCATCAGACGCGCAAGGACCCGCTGCAGTGGCGCGTCAATATCGGTTGCCTCGAAGGGATCGATCCGTATACGCTGGATGCTTCCGTTGCCGATGGCGCCAGCCTGTCCGTTCTGGAGGACGCATGA
- a CDS encoding response regulator, producing the protein MDTTDHVLIVDDDRGIRELIAGYLEKNGMRVSLAANGRQMHAVLEHGAPDLIVLDLMMPGEDGLVLCRELRASKFRTVPVLMLTARNEEADRILGLEMGADDYLPKPFAVRELLARIRAVLRRARMLPPGMQVQESAQILEFGDWKLDTTARHLLDSDGTMVALSGAEYRLLRVFLDHPQRVLTRDQLLNLTQGRQADQFDRSIDLMVSRLRQRLRDVAREPRYIKTLRSEGYVFSAAVNAIGDAQ; encoded by the coding sequence ATGGACACGACCGACCACGTACTGATCGTCGACGACGATCGCGGCATTCGCGAGCTGATCGCCGGCTACCTCGAGAAAAACGGCATGCGCGTGTCGCTCGCCGCCAACGGGCGGCAGATGCACGCCGTGCTGGAGCACGGCGCGCCCGACCTGATCGTGCTCGATCTGATGATGCCGGGTGAAGACGGTCTGGTGCTGTGCCGTGAACTGCGGGCGAGCAAGTTCCGCACGGTGCCGGTGCTGATGCTGACCGCGCGCAACGAGGAAGCCGACCGCATTCTCGGTCTGGAAATGGGCGCCGACGACTATCTGCCCAAGCCGTTCGCGGTGCGCGAGCTGCTCGCGCGCATTCGTGCGGTGCTGCGTCGCGCGCGCATGCTGCCGCCCGGCATGCAGGTGCAGGAATCGGCGCAGATCCTCGAATTCGGCGACTGGAAACTCGACACCACCGCGCGCCATCTGCTCGATTCGGACGGCACGATGGTCGCGCTGAGCGGCGCCGAATACCGGCTGCTGCGCGTGTTTCTCGATCATCCGCAGCGGGTGCTGACGCGCGACCAGTTGCTCAATCTGACGCAGGGCCGTCAGGCCGATCAGTTCGACCGTTCGATCGATCTGATGGTGAGCCGCCTGCGTCAGCGCCTGCGCGACGTCGCGCGTGAACCGCGTTACATCAAGACGCTGCGCAGCGAAGGCTATGTGTTTTCCGCCGCCGTTAACGCGATCGGAGACGCTCAATGA
- a CDS encoding ATP-binding protein encodes MSLRAWLHWPRTLFARLTVILFIGLASAQALSFWLTMTERDQTMTNVMMGYIEREVASSVALLDHLPPDQRAQWLPRLARRSYEFILGPGITGGPIDAHLSERVAQSISEGIGTNYPLTVNAVPGDNERLQVHLKLSDGTPLTIDLRPMSSAPLSRWLLLVMFLQLVLLVACCWVAVRVATRPLNDLAVAADTLGPDLKAVRLSEDGPSEVARAARAFNAMQDRIATYMTERMQILAAISHDLQTPITRMRLRVDVMDGESEGAKLRQDLQEMEALVKEGVTYARTLHGATELPRRIDPDALFDSLVCDYVDADQAVSLQGRFGMPLMTRPQALRRIVGNLVDNALKFSGAAEINVAAVHDGQATISVFDRGPGIPDESLETVFQPFFRLEGSRNRNTGGTGLGLAIARQLALAMDATLSLHNRVGGGLEARLTLRNLG; translated from the coding sequence ATGAGTTTGCGCGCATGGTTGCATTGGCCGCGCACGCTGTTCGCCAGGTTGACGGTGATTCTGTTCATTGGTCTTGCGTCGGCGCAGGCTCTGTCGTTCTGGCTCACGATGACCGAGCGCGACCAGACCATGACCAATGTGATGATGGGTTACATCGAGCGCGAGGTGGCCAGTTCGGTCGCGCTGCTCGACCACCTGCCGCCCGACCAGCGCGCGCAATGGTTGCCGCGTCTCGCGCGGCGCAGCTACGAATTCATTCTCGGACCGGGCATCACCGGCGGTCCGATCGACGCGCATCTGTCCGAGCGGGTCGCCCAATCCATCTCCGAGGGTATCGGCACGAACTATCCGCTGACCGTGAATGCGGTGCCCGGCGACAACGAACGGCTCCAGGTGCATCTGAAATTGTCCGACGGCACGCCGTTGACGATCGATCTGCGGCCCATGTCGAGCGCGCCGCTGTCGCGCTGGCTGCTGCTGGTGATGTTCCTGCAACTGGTGCTGCTGGTCGCGTGCTGCTGGGTGGCGGTGCGGGTCGCCACGCGTCCGCTGAACGACCTGGCGGTGGCCGCGGATACGCTCGGCCCCGATCTGAAAGCGGTTCGCCTGTCCGAAGACGGGCCGTCGGAAGTGGCCCGCGCGGCCAGGGCGTTCAACGCAATGCAGGATCGCATCGCGACGTACATGACCGAGCGCATGCAGATTCTCGCGGCGATTTCGCACGATCTGCAAACGCCGATCACGCGCATGCGCCTGCGCGTCGACGTGATGGACGGCGAATCGGAAGGCGCGAAACTGCGCCAGGATTTGCAGGAAATGGAAGCACTGGTCAAGGAAGGCGTGACGTACGCGCGCACGCTGCACGGCGCGACGGAGTTGCCGCGCCGCATCGATCCCGACGCGCTGTTCGACAGCCTGGTGTGCGATTACGTCGACGCGGATCAGGCCGTATCGCTGCAAGGGCGCTTCGGTATGCCGCTGATGACGCGTCCGCAGGCGTTGCGCCGCATCGTCGGCAATCTGGTGGATAACGCGCTGAAATTCAGCGGCGCGGCGGAGATCAACGTCGCGGCCGTGCATGACGGGCAAGCAACAATCTCGGTGTTCGATCGCGGTCCAGGCATACCGGACGAATCGCTGGAAACGGTATTTCAGCCTTTTTTCAGGCTCGAAGGATCGCGTAATCGCAATACGGGCGGCACCGGCCTCGGCCTCGCCATCGCACGGCAACTCGCGCTGGCGATGGACGCGACGCTGTCGCTGCATAACCGCGTGGGCGGCGGGCTGGAGGCGAGACTGACGCTAAGGAATCTTGGCTAG
- a CDS encoding penicillin acylase family protein, which translates to MPLNVSLRRCGSFKRLARVLATAPAALALLSCAAAPGTGTDALAGPYHVDIRRTSLGIPHVKADDWGSLGYGYGYVQAQDNLCTMADGFVTYRGERSRYFGPQARPTSESTFGQPDNLDADFFFRFVDDDAAVARYRASQTDEMRTLIDGFVAGYNRYVGDLAHGEFPAAHAECRAAPWAGKITSADVYRRLYAANLAGGEARFAAAIATAQPPVAGAQAPQAPQAPQTPQAPHASRNGDTGTAQLASNAPLAHIGGHSGIGSNGLAFGADATRDGSTLLLGNPHWFWSGPDRFYQAQLTIPGKLNVSGVSFLGVPLIVMGFNDNVAWTHTVSTAKRFGLFKLTLTPGVPTSYQVDGKTEAMTPTRVDVDVRAADGSLHTVSRTLYRSRFGPLANLGAMSPALAWNAQQAFALRDINADNFRVFENFLEWNKASSLDDFIRIQKKNAAVPWVNTLAIGRHDPRVWYADIGAVPDVPDELAQRCTPPVGKALAPSMPGVPVLDGSRSDCDWRDQPGTVQHRALPVAQMPSLLRRDYVGNFNGSSWLANPAAPLTGFALVIGATNTPQSLRTRLGHSIATQLQSDPAGVTADSLGRATLDSRSMSALLFKQPALDRVCGVGDQTGASADELRHACTVLAAWDDTANADAVGATLWDEWWRRLQTIPAAQLYAVPFDPAKPLTTPAGIAADPAKLAATLHDAIGALQKAGIAIDAPRSAALYVQRNGERIPLYGGCDAGGYFTAACAAHPFDTRGYSMNVNPSGDTYLQIVSFAGDEVIAKTLLASSESDDPASPHYADATREFAVKRWLKIPFSEASIARDPALSVRTLSSSDAQAR; encoded by the coding sequence ATGCCTTTGAATGTCTCCCTGCGCCGCTGCGGCTCTTTCAAACGTCTTGCGCGCGTGCTCGCCACCGCGCCCGCCGCCCTCGCCTTGCTGAGTTGCGCCGCGGCGCCGGGCACCGGCACCGACGCGCTCGCGGGACCGTATCACGTCGATATCCGCCGCACGTCGCTCGGCATTCCGCATGTGAAGGCCGACGACTGGGGCAGCCTCGGTTACGGCTATGGCTACGTGCAGGCGCAGGACAATCTGTGCACGATGGCCGACGGCTTCGTCACCTATCGCGGCGAACGTTCGCGCTATTTCGGCCCGCAGGCGCGACCGACGTCCGAATCGACCTTCGGACAGCCCGACAATCTCGACGCCGATTTCTTCTTCCGTTTCGTCGACGACGATGCTGCGGTCGCGCGCTATCGCGCGAGTCAGACCGACGAGATGCGCACGCTGATCGACGGTTTCGTGGCGGGCTACAACCGCTATGTCGGCGATCTCGCGCACGGCGAATTCCCGGCTGCGCACGCGGAATGCCGCGCTGCGCCGTGGGCCGGCAAGATCACCAGCGCCGACGTGTACCGGCGTCTTTACGCGGCCAACCTGGCCGGCGGCGAAGCGCGTTTTGCCGCCGCAATCGCGACGGCGCAGCCGCCGGTTGCCGGGGCTCAAGCGCCTCAAGCGCCTCAGGCGCCGCAGACACCCCAAGCGCCCCATGCGTCGCGCAACGGCGACACCGGCACGGCGCAACTCGCGTCGAACGCGCCGCTCGCGCATATCGGCGGCCATTCGGGCATCGGCAGTAACGGACTTGCGTTCGGCGCGGACGCGACCCGCGACGGCAGCACGCTGCTGCTCGGCAATCCGCACTGGTTCTGGAGCGGCCCGGACCGCTTCTATCAGGCGCAACTGACGATTCCCGGCAAGCTCAACGTCAGCGGCGTGTCGTTCCTCGGCGTCCCGCTGATCGTGATGGGCTTCAACGACAACGTCGCGTGGACGCACACGGTCTCGACAGCCAAGCGCTTCGGTCTGTTCAAACTCACGCTGACGCCGGGTGTGCCGACCAGCTATCAGGTCGACGGCAAAACGGAAGCGATGACGCCGACCCGGGTCGACGTCGACGTGCGCGCCGCCGACGGTTCGCTGCATACCGTGTCGCGCACGCTGTATCGCTCGCGTTTCGGCCCGCTCGCCAACCTCGGCGCGATGTCGCCCGCGCTCGCGTGGAATGCGCAGCAGGCGTTCGCGCTGCGCGATATCAACGCGGATAACTTCCGCGTGTTCGAGAATTTCCTCGAATGGAACAAGGCGAGTTCGCTGGACGATTTCATCCGCATTCAAAAGAAAAATGCCGCCGTGCCGTGGGTGAATACGCTGGCGATCGGCCGCCACGATCCGCGCGTGTGGTACGCGGATATCGGCGCGGTGCCGGACGTGCCCGACGAACTGGCGCAGCGCTGCACGCCGCCGGTCGGCAAGGCGCTCGCACCGTCGATGCCCGGCGTGCCGGTTCTCGACGGCTCGCGCAGCGACTGCGACTGGCGCGATCAGCCCGGCACGGTGCAGCACCGCGCGTTGCCGGTCGCGCAGATGCCCAGCCTGTTGCGGCGCGATTACGTCGGCAATTTCAACGGCAGCTCCTGGCTCGCCAATCCGGCCGCGCCGTTGACCGGCTTCGCGCTGGTGATCGGCGCGACGAACACGCCGCAATCGCTGCGCACGCGTCTCGGTCACAGCATCGCCACGCAATTGCAGAGCGATCCGGCTGGCGTCACCGCCGACTCGCTGGGTCGCGCGACCCTCGACAGCCGGTCGATGTCGGCGCTGCTGTTCAAGCAGCCGGCGCTGGATCGTGTCTGCGGTGTCGGCGATCAAACCGGGGCTAGCGCCGACGAACTGCGTCACGCGTGCACCGTGCTGGCCGCGTGGGACGACACCGCGAACGCCGACGCCGTGGGCGCGACGCTGTGGGACGAATGGTGGCGTCGTCTGCAGACGATTCCGGCAGCGCAGCTTTATGCCGTGCCGTTCGACCCCGCGAAACCGCTGACGACGCCCGCAGGCATCGCCGCCGATCCCGCGAAGCTCGCCGCGACGTTACATGATGCGATCGGCGCGTTGCAGAAGGCCGGCATCGCCATCGACGCACCGCGCAGCGCCGCGCTTTACGTGCAGCGCAACGGCGAACGCATTCCGCTGTACGGCGGCTGCGACGCGGGCGGCTACTTCACCGCGGCTTGCGCGGCGCATCCGTTCGACACGCGCGGCTACTCGATGAACGTGAACCCGAGCGGCGACACCTACCTGCAGATCGTGTCGTTCGCGGGCGACGAGGTGATCGCCAAGACCTTGCTCGCGTCGTCCGAATCGGACGATCCCGCATCGCCTCATTACGCCGACGCCACCCGCGAGTTCGCCGTGAAGCGCTGGCTGAAGATTCCGTTTTCCGAAGCGTCGATTGCACGCGACCCCGCGTTGAGCGTGCGCACCTTGAGTTCGTCGGACGCGCAAGCGCGATAA
- a CDS encoding cyclic peptide export ABC transporter, translated as MFAELLRLLKRLWPITVLATTMGAASGIATAALLAVTNRALHDGAAALPTLLWSFAGLCVLALAGEVISDIGNNLVGQRVIAMLRKSLCEKIMTAPIGQIEAFRTHKLITALNQDIDTISTFSFIFSSLAIATATIVGCLGYLFFLSPLMLVAALVAIALGSAVQTLARRVGLRRFGAAREAEDRLQKHYRSITDGAKELRLNGQRRNFVYEHELSGTIEAIFTLRVRAANIFVSANAFGSLLFFVLVGLMLTFQTWSPETDRTVITGFVLVLLYMKGPIQEIVGSLPAIGRAQVAFQRIAELSARFSTREPSLIDTREHRGATPLADVFDTIALADAHYRFAKPQDERDTPVQGAGGFELGPVSLKIERGETLFIVGENGCGKTTLIKLLLGLYQPDAGQLLLNGEPVRDDHLDDYRQLFSAVFSDYYLFDTLIPGEAELTAEAQKYLERLEIAHKVSIRDGAFTTTDLSTGQRKRLALVHAYLERRPVMVLDEWAADQDPTFRRIFYTEILPDLKRQGKTLIVISHDDRYFSAADRYIRLEEGLIVEEVRPVRVPVAAPASPLAASAS; from the coding sequence ATGTTTGCGGAACTGCTCAGATTGCTCAAGCGACTCTGGCCGATCACCGTACTCGCCACCACGATGGGTGCCGCGAGCGGTATTGCCACCGCTGCGCTGCTGGCGGTCACGAATCGCGCCTTGCATGACGGCGCCGCCGCGCTGCCGACCCTGCTCTGGAGCTTCGCCGGACTCTGCGTGCTGGCGCTCGCGGGCGAAGTCATCTCGGACATCGGCAACAACCTCGTCGGCCAGCGCGTGATCGCGATGCTGCGCAAGAGCCTCTGCGAAAAGATCATGACTGCGCCGATCGGTCAGATCGAAGCATTCCGCACGCACAAGCTGATTACCGCGCTGAATCAGGATATCGACACCATCAGCACGTTTTCTTTCATCTTCTCGAGTCTCGCGATTGCGACGGCGACGATCGTCGGCTGTCTCGGTTACCTGTTCTTCCTGTCGCCGCTGATGCTGGTCGCCGCGCTCGTGGCGATCGCGCTTGGTTCCGCGGTGCAAACATTGGCCCGGCGCGTCGGCCTGCGCCGCTTCGGCGCTGCGCGTGAAGCGGAAGATCGCTTGCAGAAGCACTACCGCTCGATTACCGACGGCGCGAAGGAACTGCGCCTGAACGGTCAACGTCGCAACTTCGTCTACGAGCACGAACTGTCGGGCACCATCGAAGCGATTTTCACGCTGCGCGTGCGGGCCGCGAATATTTTCGTCAGCGCGAATGCGTTTGGCTCGCTGCTGTTCTTCGTGCTGGTCGGTTTGATGCTCACGTTCCAGACGTGGTCGCCGGAGACGGACCGGACCGTGATCACCGGCTTCGTGCTGGTGCTGCTGTACATGAAAGGCCCGATCCAGGAGATCGTCGGTTCATTGCCGGCGATTGGCCGCGCTCAGGTCGCGTTTCAACGTATCGCCGAATTGTCCGCGCGGTTTTCGACTCGCGAACCGTCGCTGATCGACACACGCGAACACCGCGGGGCAACGCCACTCGCCGACGTGTTCGACACGATTGCACTGGCCGACGCGCACTATCGTTTCGCGAAGCCGCAGGACGAACGCGATACGCCGGTTCAGGGCGCGGGCGGCTTCGAACTCGGTCCGGTAAGCCTCAAAATCGAACGTGGCGAGACGCTGTTTATCGTCGGCGAAAACGGCTGCGGCAAGACCACGCTGATCAAACTGCTGCTCGGTCTGTATCAGCCGGATGCGGGGCAACTGCTGCTGAACGGCGAACCCGTGCGCGACGACCATCTCGACGATTACCGCCAGTTGTTCTCCGCCGTGTTCTCCGACTACTACCTGTTCGACACGCTGATTCCCGGCGAGGCCGAGCTGACCGCCGAGGCGCAGAAGTACCTCGAACGTCTGGAAATCGCGCACAAGGTGTCGATTCGCGACGGCGCGTTCACGACCACCGATCTGTCCACCGGCCAGCGCAAACGGCTCGCGCTCGTGCATGCATATCTGGAGCGCCGTCCGGTGATGGTGCTCGACGAATGGGCCGCCGATCAGGATCCGACTTTCCGTCGTATCTTCTATACGGAAATCCTTCCCGACCTGAAACGCCAGGGCAAGACGCTGATCGTGATTTCGCACGACGACCGCTATTTCAGCGCGGCAGACCGCTATATCCGGCTCGAAGAAGGGCTCATCGTCGAAGAAGTCCGGCCGGTGCGCGTGCCGGTTGCCGCTCCTGCTTCGCCGCTTGCAGCAAGCGCGTCGTGA